One genomic window of Cyprinus carpio isolate SPL01 chromosome B8, ASM1834038v1, whole genome shotgun sequence includes the following:
- the cep350 gene encoding centrosome-associated protein 350 isoform X10 — protein sequence MWSRLRSEAGLPASVSSQSALAGQDNRREISHAWNSLNQTKAALRHIENRLEAAPGTGVLLDSVLDTKKASVSGSRKMSRRDGCHVEESGSKSRTRSRRSPDKSSRSPLRNSTLDSNARKLSAVEFREPLVSYREASPLPVSQTHSEPEVHSLPTEVVVPQADFALSQLVYQRDTRDMQTADLDSPHSSAVDSTSVRYLNDLSALNAIHQPDQAPLGSEVNPRTHLQAETSQTSLTSITGSVTASLRLENLRRRQPDEKLEKLKERIRRQREHLEETEERNKLLGYLEQPVGIGAAAHSTTVPTAKVRKVAPAPPAPIYKGFNTSETKIRTTDGKVWAEEDFQNLSREIYKDLTKRLTAESTKPKQRPAEREKVKEKKPSKPVRKVHRSSSAPDSNTKPAISTSSWRDGQKLVKMMLGPPPRLHREPRVKSSETQMRTGPGPRSSSHPRLERSRHSRPTSAERPRNHVLPEEPAGPSRLTGGDRRKSPSTDLLSADIRGILDDLQMEADSSRRAEAPRSKVSTRVSRSASPAKTTKRTDPPEHPMAKKRHYDAEAVRLYIAQKQEERKKQQAEERRAQREEEENKNKRLKELYTRQRAGATKGPVAPEGPIKKRLQETYTKLLLEQTQLREEINGGAITNMVQQPRPVYQPSGESDKENKRHDRPQSATSSSDLSLTGQCQPPFSRNGLGYAGSPWHQSDQHSPALRVSSSLAPPSGHIFSQLLELDPEPSLPNRESLTAHAAFPSTTGRKMSRIEALKATAASLSSRIESEARKLAGAGINYGCAKDTGTGLLIPSDDRWAKRVSPPVRENLTDSDDLVERIEKLLAAGQSTYDQALPGVGNLHSFRERMETGNKQTVAPSGLNSRNTRKTPSPPKPIVQEVELDSSGGSISEGPLLSEGSISDEDLQELPKSRLGTKGYSAHLNGDSLNPISRFQKEAEKHLPFNLSRMVQGGSNGPWEELAKGSPHSVINIFTKNMSYSKAFEERGGKSSPALRSGLSGASSLDGMVYEEDFVSSRASSQSASKRSPNGLSNGHGRFSPPDEVLSVRSAYSNRAGERSQHSPALTPLSSPHSASSSSKRASERSLLEGQRNTSSAVSDLPAEGFKKSGSEKTSSRSSHRSVDTDSTLGGVSVHSIHSHFSSEGKKSPRSARTTPAAGSPASSGSSRLSPGDSIPIRGSAQGSGSPHAALPSSSSSAARAKSNPSPHTQSPGRTEHRTAGATELQFAPGVLQQRLSAELSYLDAVEESVRQLGDVERVRGVSLAQQETVSLAQILKSQQQRHERELYLLRMKAEQEALETQRQLEESRQKAAQAHAELQEGLLQSQQQALGGLHEATNKMINQQAEAARHTAETAQHIKEMTELARSQIAGALSVPGPSIMPLYDQQKQHKRGLKQQQPHPHTDSSWKSELSPERRKSPSEVETSPDSLSESIPSRRPTISGGGSSSTQLSPPRSDQKERKTPGKDRSSSSVEDQAHTAADDSLSSDNVRSPLEEKADNASIATDYSVKFDDSMTEDDIEEKSFRSLLPSEAHRRESLDRKPSPRPESDDDHSHDRSSPKASSKQDGSMPFSSGQDSFSKFTMDLVRQYMKEEEVRAQHQSSLLRLRQKALREKTKAELAWLEHQKRHLRDKGEDDKMPPLRKKQRGLILKLQQEQAEIKRLQEANKAARRERQLLLKQQEEIERMRHTTLKLKERLRSADTKLESPASGVAEESAPPSVIVTDAETRSPSPVSVSGSETSSIMQKLKKMRSHMDEKHCSPVHYFFSVFTAHHWASLSVCLPKLHPKFQLFIYSQLVRFLTKREQQLMQRRRHAEELLEWRQRLDAEEAEVRHMEKKALAAWEKQQQPRNRTPLQQRSWESELSKTRGGQESPTGQEAGSEDDDSPALSVSSVHTDLSVPEQLASPSSDQPVSELHSPHTGNSPAPDALYSPEFNATDSKQSPPEKASLSSLRHSDSSQPGTVTGTSGSSKMQVRSSSKTSEACTSDTHSATPSETTSDQSDIESRIRALKDELRIRKSVVYQLKKEQKKRQKERLKAQEASLLKQLESYNDFIQKTKAKLSKEPDSTPATKPQIKTPTSATEKPRIKPPPLQRPETSKNWKIVTESEKSETVPTEASADKADDVAPSRLHKYSSEHDDISSDEDPPTVTPTPVMGSPEHMDVLRSLRSPEYPSYQSEDAPSIKEHAARPEANDLLSEDESVVSSHKSGIMEELEYAKSEGSENSRSDQHSHPLLKLDLGLQIPSQNDMKPKFEEEKLSEKDADDKQAVEDSADAGESMIFTDSPVAKSKDIDYTSAEKTPSAIDHSYTPDFSLSKREDSPKMKDTPSPSGDGYNDDFEPSFGSSFKEDHHESKPTSPSAPEPKEKSLKSPMYSSEEEIEEELSVRSGSTNGSFQTESHADLNSHGKSSKDDIMSHSKCSTLPQHQMPVLSVMDELPSFCIGDRVLVSNIQPGTLRFKGQTNFANGFWAGVELDNPEGSNNGTYDGVVYFECSEKHGIFAPPDKISRLPEKFEASADTEDEDSSCDDQPNSKNKGSEEQLDHRNLLNKIKGEKSDLDFHPETREPSEEYEKPLELNIKQLSTGQSTFFKSQQHNLDFNDIDCNMIKDCDKSQHTVPYRGDKDIILKFKDTSLDNVVPLLNNLDKGTSKKQKQEEEPTAVILDLLVEDKKSRVDGFPKTTDISIEEASLDNREDLNNKRALTTLADKLVENFLCDAVKQFQKIKKDKEEKLSAANQLKRDFINEDDGLDGSNNFKSQSRSSSKTKTDSFRTFFDDDQEELSSPEHCNRPESPVLGTSGQEELAKRLAELELSRELFDVLGDEQDWFDEDFGLSSRKQQQKQKPQQDGISGAGEQVKTPPRPELPVQLKQPEEPAMIVPHTVQEVEKLVIAATQEIWKSCKLGHGRPSLTGVPKPQPSNIFLEGDSKANDLEAQCQQSYKLAVFDLSWEVIQDIYAEDPKVDQPQWMKPRRLNSNYFHRLKCPNDITTVQEFVTTEVLKLCGLKKEQNQKTDWQKMIKFGRKKRDRVDHILVQELHEEESHWVNYDEDELFVKMQLADGIFDTLLKDTADVLTQIQGKKSKRTL from the exons ATGTGGAGTCGCTTGCGAAGTGAGGCGGGGCTGCCAGCCTCTGTCTCTTCCCAGTCTGCCCTTGCTGGGCAAGACAACAGGAGAG AGATATCTCATGCCTGGAATAGTCTAAATCAAACCAAAGCTGcc TTGCGACACATTGAGAATCGTCTGGAGGCAGCGCCAGGCACTGGAGTGCTTCTGGACTCAGTGCTTGACACAAAGAAAGCATCTGTGAGTGGCAGTCGGAAAATGAGCCGCAGAG ATGGGTGTCATGTGGAGGAAAGTGGATCCAAGTCCAGAACACGGAGTCGACGCAGTCCAGACAAAAGTTCCCGTAGTCCCTTGAGGAATAGCACTCTGGACAGTAACGCCAGGAAACTCAGTGCAGTGGAGTTCAGAGAACCACTCGTTTCATACAG ggAAGCATCTCCGCTGCCAGTGTCCCAGACTCACTCTGAACCAGAAGTCCATTCGTTACCAACAGAGGTGGTCGTCCCTCAGGCTGACTTTGCTCTAAGCCAGCTGGTCTATCAGCGTGACACCAGAGACATGCAGACTGCAGACCTGGACAGCCCACACTCCTCAGCTGTAGACAGCACATCTGTACGCTACCTTAATGACCTGTCTGCTCTCAACGCCATTCACCAACCTGACCAAGCCCCGCTAGGGTCAGAGGTCAACCCCAGAACACATTTACAGGCAGAGACATCCCAGACTTCCTTGACATCCATCACCGGTTCAGTCACAGCTTCCTTACGGCTGGAGAACCTGCGGCGTCGGCAACCTGATGAAAAGCTGGAAAAGCTGAAAGAGAGGATCCGCAGACAGAGGGAACATTTGGAGgagacagaagaaagaaacaagctGCTGGGATACTTGGAGCAACCTGTGGGTATTGGAGCGGCAGCACATAGTACCACAGTACCTACTGCTAAAGTTCGGAAAGTGGCCCCAGCCCCTCCAGCGCCTATTTACAAAG GCTTCAACACAAGTGAGACTAAGATTCGCACAACTGATGGGAAAGTGTGGGCAGAGGAGGACTTCCAGAACTTAAGCAGGGAAATATACAAAGACCTGACAAAACGGCTCACAG CAGAGAGCACAAAACCCAAGCAGAGGCCTGCAGAGCGAGAAAAGGTGAAAGAGAAGAAACCGTCCAAACCTGTTAGGAAAGTACACAGATCTTCCTCTGCACCAGACTCAAATACTAAACCAG CAATCAGCACGTCATCATGGCGAGATGGACAGAAGCTGGTGAAGATGATGCTGGGGCCACCTCCACGGTTACACAGAGAGCCTCGGGTGAAGTCCTCGGAGACACAGATGAGAACAG GACCCGGTCCCCGTTCCAGCTCTCATCCTCGTCTTGAGCGTAGCCGGCATTCAAGACCCACCAGTGCAGAAAGACCTCGCAATCATGTTCTACCAGAAGAGCCAGCTGGACCTTCCAGATTAACAGGGGGTGATAGAAGAAAATCTCCCAGCACAGACCTTCTCTCAGCAGACATCCGTGGCATCCTAGATGACCTGCAGATGGAGGCGGACAGCAGCAGGAGGGCAGAAGCGCCCCGCTCGAAAGTCTCAACCAGAGTTTCTCGTAGTGCCAGCCCTGCCAAGACTACCAAGAGAACTGATCCTCCTGAGCATCCCATGGCAAAGAAACGGCACTATGACGCTGAAGCGGTGCGACTGTATATTGCtcaaaaacaagaagaaaggaaaaaacagcaagcagaggagaggagagctCAGCGTGAAGAAGAAGAGAATAAGAATAAACGCCTAAAGGAGCTTTACACGAGACAACGAGCAGGGGCCACCAAGGGCCCAGTCGCACCTGAAGGTCCAATAAAGAAGCGGCTCCAGGAAACATACACCAAACTTCTGCTGGAACAGACTCAGCTCAGAGAAGAGATCAATGGTGGTGCCATAACAAACATGGTCCAGCAG CCGAGACCAGTATACCAGCCATCTGGAGAGtctgataaagaaaacaaaagacatgATCGACCTCAAAGTGCCACCTCCAGCAGTGATCTGTCCCTTACAGGACAATGCCAGCCTCCTTTCTCCAG GAATGGTTTGGGTTATGCAGGGTCACCATGGCATCAATCTGACCAGCATAGTCCTGCTCTGAGGGTCAGCAGCTCCCTAGCACCTCCTTCTGGCCATATCTTCTCTCAGCTGTTAGAACTTGATCCAGAACCTTCACTACCTAACAGAGAGTCCCTAACTGCACATGCTGCATTTCCCTCAACCACAGGCCGCAAAATGAGCCGTATTGAGGCTCTTAAGGCCACAGCTGCCTCTCTGTCCAGCCGTATTGAGAGCGAGGCACGTAAACTAGCTGGTGCCGGAATAAACTACGGTTGTGCCAAGGATACAGGCACGGGTCTTTTAATCCCTAGCGATGACCGCTGGGCTAAACGTGTCAGTCCGCCAGTCAGAGAGAATCTGACAGATTCTGATGACCTGGTTGAGAGGATTGAAAAACTGCTTGCTGCGGGTCAGAGCACCTATGATCAGGCCCTTCCAGGTGTGGGCAACCTGCACAGCTTTAGGGAGAGGATGGAGACTGGGAACAAACAAACAGTTGCGCCTTCTGGCCTCAACTCCAGAAACACACGCAAGACCCCTTCTCCTCCAAAGCCCATTGTTCAGGAAGTTGAGCTGGACTCCAGCGGAGGTTCTATCAGTGAGGGTCCTCTGCTGAGTGAGGGCAGTATATCTGACGAAGACCTGCAAGAGCTGCCCAAATCAAGACTGGGAACCAAAGGATACAGTGCACATCTGAATGGAGACAGTTTGAATCCAATTTCACGCTTTCAGAAAGAGGCAGAGAAGCACCTGCCTTTTAATCTGTCAAGGATGGTACAAGGAGGAAGCAATGGACCATGGGAAGAACTGGCCAAGGGAAGCCCACACAGTGTTATCAATATATTTACAAAGAACATGAGCTACAGCAAAG CATTTGAAGAAAGGGGCGGTAAGAGTTCTCCGGCTCTCCGCTCTGGTCTGTCTGGCGCCAGCTCATTGGATGGAATGGTCTACGAGGAAGACTTTGTTTCCTCTCGTGCCAGTAGCCAATCAGCATCCAAGAGAAGTCCCAATGGGCTCAG TAATGGCCATGGTCGGTTCAGTCCTCCAGATGAGGTGCTAAGTGTCAGATCTGCATACAGTAACAGAGCTGGGGAGAGATCTCAACATTCACCTGCTCTTACACCCCTCTCCTCTCCACACTCAGCCAGCTCAAGCAGCAAGAGAG CTTCAGAAAGGAGCTTGCTGGAGGGACAAAGAAACACATCCTCTGCTGTTTCTGATCTCCCTGCTGAGGGTTTTAAGAAGAGCGGCTCAGAGAAAACATCCAGTCGCAGCTCTCACAGGAGCGTGGACACAGACAGCACACTGGGGGGTGTCTCAGTCCACTCCATTCATAG TCATTTTAGCTCTGAGGGGAAGAAATCTCCCCGAAGTGCTCGTACAACTCCTGCCGCTGGTTCTCCAGCCAGCTCTGGTTCTTCCCGGTTGTCTCCAGGTGACAGTATCCCAATCAGAGGGTCTGCCCAGGGGTCGGGTTCCCCTCACGCAGCTCTACCCAGTTCCTCTTCATCAGCTGCCAGGGCTAAATCAAACCCCTCACCCCATACTCAAAGCCCAGGAAGAACAGAGCACAGGACTGCAG GTGCAACAGAGCTCCAGTTTGCTCCTGGGGTCCTCCAGCAGCGCCTGTCTGCTGAGCTCAGTTACCTGGATGCAGTGGAGGAGTCAGTGCGACAGCTCGGTGATGTGGAGCGAGTGAGAGGAGTGTCTCTCGCTCAGCAGGAAACTGTCTCGCTCGCTCAGATTCTCAAG TCTCAGCAACAGAGGCATGAGCGTGAACTGTACTTGCTACGGATGAAGGCAGAGCAAGAAGCCCTCGAAACACAACGGCAACTGGAAGAAAGCAGACAGAAAGCTGCACAG GCCCATGCAGAGCTGCAAGAGGGTTTGCTCCAGTCTCAACAGCAGGCTTTAGGAGGTTTGCATGAGGCCACAAACAAAATGATAAACCAGCAGGCTGAGGCTGCACGCCACACAGCTGAAACggcacaacacattaaagag ATGACTGAGCTGGCTCGTTCACAGATTGCAGGAGCGCTAAGTGTTCCTGGCCCCTCCATTATGCCCCTGTATGATCAACAGAAACAACACAAGCGCGGTTTGAAACAGCAGCAGCCACACCCCCACACTGACAG TAGCTGGAAGAGTGAGCTGTCTCCTGAGAGACGTAAGAGTCCATCAGAGGTCGAGACTTCACCAGACAGCCTCTCAGAGTCCATCCCTTCAAGGAGACCCACCATCAG TGGTGGTGGCAGCAGTAGTACCCAGCTGAGTCCACCTCGTTCTGATCAAAAGGAGAGGAAGACACCAGGAAAAGACAGGAGCAGTAGTTCAGTGGAGGACCAGGCTCACACTGCTGCCGATGACTCCCTTTCCTCAGACAATGTGCGAAGCCCGCTTGAAGAGAAAG CAGACAATGCCTCCATCGCCACAGATTACTCTGTGAAGTTTGATGACTCTATGACAGAGGATGACATTGAGGAAAAATCGTTCCGCTCTCTTTTACCATCCGAGGCCCACCGTCGCGAATCGCTGGACAGGAAGCCCAGTCCTCGCCCCGAATCTGATGACGACCACAGCCATGACAGATCCAGCCCCAAAGCGAGCTCAAAG CAGGATGGCAGCATGCCCTTCTCAAGTGGTCAGGACAGCTTCTCGAAGTTCACCATGGATTTGGTGCGTCAGTACATGAAGGAGGAGGAAGTTCGCGCTCAGCATCAGAGTTCTCTCCTGCGTCTGCGTCAGAAGGCCCTCCGAGAGAAAACCAAGGCTGAACTGGCCTGGCTGGAGCACCAGAAGAG GCATCTCAGAGATAAAGGAGAGGACGATAAGATGCCACCACTTCGTAAGAAACAGAGAGGCCTGATACTGAAGCTACAACAGGAACAG GCGGAGATCAAACGACTGCAGGAGGCCAATAAAGCAGCGAGGAGGGAGAGACAGCTGCTCCTCAAACAGCAGGAGGAGATCGAAAGAATGAGGCACACAACACTCAAACTCAAAGAGCGGCTCAGAAGCGCAGACACAAAGCTG GAATCACCCGCTTCAGGTGTGGCGGAGGAGTCGGCTCCGCCCAGTGTGATTGTGACAGATGCAGAGACCCGTAGCCCCTCCCCTGTGTCTGTGTCGGGCAGTGAAACCAGCAGCATCATGCAAAAACTGAAAAAGATGCGGTCTCACATGGACGAAAA ACACTGTTCTCCTGTCCATTATTTCTTCTCTGTCTTTACGGCTCATCACTGGgcctctctatctgtctgtctcccAAAACTCCACCCCAAATTCCAGCTCTTTATCTACAGCCAATTGGTCAG GTTTCTCACTAAAAGAGAGCAGCAGTTGATGCAGAGGCGCAGACATGCGGAAGAGCTTCTTGAGTGGAGACAGCGGTTGGATGCGGAGGAGGCCGAAGTGCGCCACATGGAGAAAAAAGCTCTTGCGGCCtgggaaaaacaacagcagccaCGCAACAGAACACCACTGCAGCAGCGTAGCTGGGAAAGTGAGCTCAGTAAAACCAGAGGTGGACAAGAGAGTCCCACAGGACAAG AAGCAGGCAGCGAAGATGATGACTCCCCAGCATTGTCCGTGTCCAGCGTGCACACTGATTTGTCAGTTCCAGAGCAGCTGGCCAGCCCTTCCTCAGACCAGCCTGTCTCTGAACTCCACTCTCCTCATACGGGCAACAGCCCTGCCCCTGATGCCCTCTACTCacctgagtttaatgccacagacAGCAAACAG TCTCCTCCAGAGAAAGCCAGCCTCAGCTCTCTTCGACATTCAGACAGTAGCCAGCCTGGGACTGTCACTGGCACTAGTGGAAGCAGCAAGATGCAGGTGCGCTCCAGCTCCAAGACCAGTGAGGCCTGCACCAGTGACACTCATTCGGCCACTCCATCCG AGACCACATCTGATCAGAGTGATATTGAGAGCCGTATTCGTGCCCTCAAGGACGAGCTCCGTATACGCAAATCTGTGGTGTATCAGctaaagaaagagcaaaagaagAGGCAAAAAGAGCGACTGAAAGCTCAGGAGGCGAGTCTTCTGAAACAGTTGGAG TcatataatgactttattcagaaGACCAAGGCAAAGTTGAGTAAAGAGCCAGACAGCACTCCAGCCACCAAACCCCAGATTAAAACTCCCACGTCAGCCACTGAAAAGCCTCGGATAAAACCCCCTCCGCTTCAGAG GCCTGAAACTAGCAAGAACTGGAAGATTGTCACAGAATCTGAGAAATCAGAGACTGTGCCCACGGAGGCATCAGCAGATAAAG CAGATGATGTTGCACCATCAAGACTTCATAAGTATTCATCAGAACATGATGACATTTCCTCCGATGAAGATCCTCCTACAGTTACTCCAACTCCAGTTATGGGAAGTCCGGAACATATGGATGTTTTGAGGAGCTTGCGTAGTCCAGAGTATCCAAGCTACCAATCAGAAGATGCCCCCTCAATCAAAGAACATGCTGCTAGACCAGAAGCCAATGACCTCCTTTCGGAAGATGAGAGTGTGGTCTCTAGCCACAAGTCAGGTATTATGGAGGAACTGGAATATGCAAAGTCAGAGGGGTCTGAGAATTCCCGTTCTGACCAACACTCTCACCCTCTGCTTAAACTGGATCTCGGGCTTCAGATTCCATCGCAGAATGACATGAAACCCAAATTTGAGGAGGAAAAGTTGTCTGAGAAGGATGCTGATGACAAGCAAGCAGTTGAAGATTCTGCAGATGCTGGAGAGAGTATGATATTTACTGACTCTCCTGTGGCGAAATCAAAAGATATAGACTATACTTCAGCTGAAAAGACTCCTTCAGCCATAGATCATTCTTATACCCCTGACTTCTCGCTGTCCAAGAGGGAGGATTCACCAAAGATGAAAGATACACCGTCACCCTCAGGTGATGGCTATAACGATGACTTTGAGCCTTCCTTTGGGTCGTCATTTAAGGAGGATCATCATGAATCAAAGCCTACATCACCCTCTGCCCCAGAGCCCAAAGAAAAATCACTTAAGTCTCCAATGTACAGCAGTGAAGAGGAAATTGAAGAAGAACTAAGTGTCCGATCAGGAAGTACTAATGGCAGCTTCCAAACTGAAAGTCATGCAGACCTCAATAGCCATGGTAAAAGCTCCAAAGATGACATCATGagtcattcaaaatgttcaacttTACCACAGCACCAAATGCCAGTCTTGTCAGTAATGGACGAATTGCCAAGCTTCTGCATTGGAGACCGGGTTTTGGTTAGTAATATACAACCAGGGACACTGAGATTCAAGGGACAAACTAACTTTGCCAATGGATTCTGGGCCGGGGTTGAACTGGATAACCCTGAGGGAAGTAACAATGGAACTTACGATGGGGTGGTGTACTTTGAATGTAGTGAAAAACATGGTATATTCGCCCCGCCGGACAAGATCTCTCGTCTTCCAGAGAAATTTGAGGCCAGTGCAGACACTGAAGATGAAGATTCATCATGTGATGACCAGCCAAATAGTAAAAACAAAGGTTCTGAGGAGCAGTTAGACCACAGAAATCTGCTAAACAAAATTAAAGGAGAAAAATCTGACCTGGATTTTCATCCTGAGACTAGAGAGCCCTCGGAAGAGTATGAAAAGCCATTGGAACTTAACATCAAACAGCTTTCCACTGGACAAAGCACCTTTTTTAAATCTCAGCAGCATAACCTGGATTTTAATGATATTGATTGCAATATGATTAAGGACTGTGACAAAAGTCAGCACACAGTGCCTTACAGAGGAGACAAGGACATCATTCTCAAATTCAAGGACACATCTCTTGATAATGTTGTTCCATTGCTCAATAATTTGGATAAAGGGAcatctaaaaaacaaaagcagGAAGAGGAACCAACAGCAGTCATTTTGGACCTGTTGGTTGAGGATAAGAAGTCCAGAGTTGATGGTTTTCCGAAAACTACTGACATCTCAATCGAGGAGGCCAGTCTCGATAATAGAGAAGACTTGAATAACAAAAGGGCTTTGACTACCCTAGCAGATAAGCTTGTGGAAAACTTCTTATGTGATGCAGTGAAGCAATTTCAGAAGATCAAGAAAGACAAAGAGGAGAAGTTATCAGCTGCTAATCAACTGAAAAGAGACTTCATCAATGAAGATGATGGACTTGATGGAAGCAACAACTTTAAGTCTCAGAGCAGGTCTTCATctaaaacaaagacagacagtTTCCGCACCTTCTTTGATGATGATCAGGAGGAACTTTCATCTCCAGAGCATTGCAACAGACCT GAGAGCCCTGTCCTAGGTACGAGTGGACAGGAAGAGCTAGCTAAACGTCTGGCAGAGCTGGAACTGAGCCGTGAGCTCTTTGATGTCCTTGGTGATGAGCAGGACTGGTTCGATGAGGACTTTGGTCTCAGCTCACGAAAACAACAGCAGAAGCAAAAACCACAGCAAGATGGGATTTCTGGTGCGGGGGAACAGGTCAAAACACCACCCAGGCCTGAACTTCCGGTTCAGTTGAAGCAACCAGAGGAGCCTGCCATGATTGTTCCTCACACTGTCCAGGAGGTGGAGAAACTTGTCATTGCTGCTACTCAGGAGATCTGGAAAAGCTGCAAACTGGGTCATGGTAGACCAAGCCTGACTGGAGTACCCAAACCTCAACCCTCTAATATTTTCCTGGAAGGAGACTCCAAAGCCAATGACCTGGAGGCTCAATGCCAACAAAGCTACAAACTG gcCGTCTTTGATTTATCATGGGAGGTCATTCAAGACATCTATGCAGAAGATCCAAAAGTTGATCAGCCACAATGGATGAAGCCACGTCGCCTTAATTCCAACTATTTCCATCGACTGAAATGCCCCAATGACATCACAACAGTCCAG GAATTTGTCACCACTGAGGTATTAAAGCTGTGTGGTCTAAAGAAAGAGCAGAACCAGAAAACAGACTGGCAGAAAATGATCAAATTTGGACGGAAAAAGCGAGACAGAGTTGACCACATTCTG GTCCAGGAGCTGCATGAGGAGGAATCACATTGGGTGAACTATGATGAGGATGAACTTTTTGTAAAGATGCAGCTTGCTGATGGGATTTTTGACACCTTGCTAAAAGACACCGCTGACGTTCTGACCCAAATCCAAGGGAAGAAGTCCAAAAGAACTCTTTGA